From Phenylobacterium montanum, the proteins below share one genomic window:
- a CDS encoding glycoside hydrolase family 53 protein: MAIGTPTVATAGTFYFGADLSYVNEMQDCGAQYRDHGQVKDPFEIFKDHGANLVRVRLWNDPDWTRYSNLADVEKTIARAKGQGMQVLLDFHYSDTWADGDKQIAPKAWASITDTGELSHKLYQFTFDTLAALNAKGLAPDLVQVGNETNPELLGGVKGKPIDWTRNAALLNAGIQAVHDAGKAFPSAPRVMLHIAQPENAEWWFPQAAAAGVKGYDLIGLSYYPKWSSKTLAGLGHTILMLRKTYGVDVMVVETAYPWTLDNADSAPNLLGADALLPGYPATPEGQAKYLADLTQTVIDHGGDGVVYWEPAWVSTGCSTPWAKGSGWDNATFFDFRHGDDTLPGIDFMNRPYLPVSRLLPPAK, from the coding sequence TTGGCGATCGGTACGCCCACCGTCGCCACAGCCGGAACTTTCTACTTCGGCGCCGACCTCTCCTACGTCAACGAGATGCAGGACTGCGGCGCCCAGTACCGCGACCATGGCCAGGTCAAGGACCCGTTCGAGATCTTCAAGGATCACGGGGCGAACCTGGTCAGGGTGCGGCTGTGGAACGATCCGGACTGGACGCGCTACAGCAACCTCGCCGACGTGGAGAAGACCATCGCCCGGGCCAAGGGCCAGGGCATGCAGGTGCTGCTGGACTTCCACTATTCCGACACCTGGGCCGACGGCGACAAGCAGATCGCGCCCAAGGCCTGGGCCAGCATCACCGACACGGGCGAGCTGTCGCACAAGCTCTACCAGTTCACCTTCGACACCCTGGCGGCCCTGAACGCCAAGGGTCTGGCGCCGGACCTGGTGCAGGTGGGCAACGAGACCAATCCGGAGCTGCTGGGCGGGGTCAAGGGCAAGCCGATCGACTGGACGCGCAACGCCGCCCTGCTGAACGCCGGCATCCAGGCGGTGCATGACGCCGGCAAGGCGTTTCCCTCTGCGCCCAGGGTGATGCTGCACATCGCCCAGCCGGAGAACGCCGAATGGTGGTTCCCGCAGGCCGCCGCCGCCGGGGTCAAGGGCTATGACCTGATCGGCCTCAGCTACTATCCCAAATGGTCCAGCAAGACCCTGGCCGGGCTCGGCCACACCATTTTGATGCTGCGCAAGACCTATGGGGTCGACGTGATGGTGGTCGAGACCGCCTATCCCTGGACCCTGGACAACGCCGACAGCGCGCCCAACCTGCTAGGCGCCGACGCCCTGCTGCCCGGCTATCCCGCCACCCCTGAGGGCCAGGCCAAATACCTGGCCGACCTGACCCAGACGGTGATCGACCATGGCGGCGACGGGGTAGTCTATTGGGAGCCGGCCTGGGTCTCGACCGGCTGTTCGACGCCCTGGGCCAAGGGCTCGGGCTGGGACAACGCGACCTTCTTCGACTTCCGCCACGGCGACGACACGCTGCCGGGAATCGACTTCATGAACCGCCCCTACCTGCCCGTGTCACGCCTGTTGCCGCCCGCAAAATAG
- a CDS encoding TonB-dependent receptor → MRPIERALFSAASAIAVAAACSGAMAQTAAADQAKPADKTTVSEVVVTGVRASMRDAIAQKKVSANIVESISSKDIGVLPDVTIADELDRLPGINATRDRGNDSQAAVRGLGPRLVLGLVNGREVASSEPDRNVRWEIYPSEDVSGVTVYKSQSADLIAGGVAATIDIRTLRPLDYSGPKLVVRLGPLYNDGGASIPNYSPWGLRGSAEYVAKINDDLAVSVGGSYQQQKNGYVSFQGWGYNTPYTGSPPTLNGVVINTPWGAQTEVDGLTETRGSFTTAAQWKPSDHFEVNFDLLYSDVSIDENQEQAWYSANGKWGDWGGNNANSWDPYNSANGTFTVVNGDVVGATLFGTQDWMRAPVTNVIAHYTEDKSLLATGLNGVWRNDDWKVRADLSYSGAWRTNKWQAVESGLASPPASLSFFTGAGSAPSVTASSNPADPTAQAWFYGASTGPEHLNDELGAAQIDFSRTLHGDFFTGIDFGARYSHRVKGHDLEQWNENQTGTPSSSLLSSFTVSGLNVPALLNGNFGTIAAAAFGGFNTSNSNVVFANSMPTAFQKNAYWKVREGDAEAYVKVDFSHDVAGRQLTGNAGVRVISVDTTSNGFQRLNNATDSNGFALYTPDNASNKYTEALPSLNLNYALTDNTKLRFGAARVISRPPLDELRAGRSLFNQTLPYTGTAGNPKLMPFLANQVDVSWEWYFHPESMLAVAAYYKNVDSNIGYKTSTATIDGTNYLITGPFNGKGGDMEGIELTFQTPFYFVPHLDHFGVYSNLALAGSSVKEFSPVNNPLPMVGLANTTAEFDLWYSQAGFDTRLGLKYHSPFTVIYGWDASQLTRLESETTLGFSASYQFNKNFSVRFQANNLTDQVSRYYWNNDPQQLARYDKYGRSYLLDFTYKY, encoded by the coding sequence ATGAGACCGATCGAACGCGCCCTTTTCAGCGCCGCCAGCGCTATCGCTGTCGCGGCCGCCTGCAGCGGCGCCATGGCCCAGACGGCCGCCGCCGACCAGGCCAAGCCCGCCGACAAGACCACCGTGAGCGAGGTCGTGGTCACCGGCGTGCGCGCCAGCATGCGCGACGCCATCGCCCAGAAGAAGGTCTCGGCCAATATCGTCGAGAGCATCTCCTCCAAGGACATCGGCGTCCTGCCCGACGTCACCATCGCCGACGAACTGGACCGCCTGCCGGGCATCAACGCCACGCGCGACCGCGGCAACGACAGCCAGGCGGCCGTGCGGGGCCTCGGCCCCCGCCTGGTGCTGGGCCTGGTCAACGGGCGCGAGGTGGCCTCCTCCGAGCCCGACCGCAACGTGCGCTGGGAGATCTACCCCTCGGAGGACGTCTCCGGCGTCACTGTCTACAAGTCGCAGTCCGCCGACCTGATCGCCGGCGGGGTGGCGGCGACCATCGACATCCGCACCCTGCGCCCGCTGGACTATTCCGGGCCGAAGCTCGTGGTCCGGCTGGGGCCGCTCTATAACGACGGCGGCGCGTCGATCCCGAACTATTCCCCCTGGGGCCTGCGCGGCAGCGCCGAATACGTAGCCAAGATCAACGACGACCTCGCCGTTTCGGTGGGCGGCAGCTACCAGCAGCAGAAGAACGGCTACGTCTCGTTCCAGGGCTGGGGCTACAACACCCCCTATACCGGCAGCCCGCCGACCCTGAACGGCGTGGTGATCAACACCCCCTGGGGCGCCCAGACAGAGGTCGACGGCCTGACCGAGACCCGCGGCAGCTTCACCACCGCCGCCCAGTGGAAGCCCAGCGACCACTTCGAGGTCAATTTCGACCTGCTCTATTCCGACGTCTCCATTGACGAGAACCAGGAGCAGGCCTGGTATAGCGCCAATGGCAAATGGGGCGACTGGGGCGGCAACAACGCAAATAGCTGGGATCCGTACAATTCCGCCAACGGGACCTTCACTGTCGTGAACGGCGACGTCGTCGGGGCAACACTGTTCGGAACGCAGGACTGGATGCGCGCGCCGGTGACCAACGTCATCGCTCACTACACGGAGGACAAGAGCCTACTGGCCACCGGCCTGAACGGGGTCTGGCGCAATGATGACTGGAAAGTCCGCGCCGATCTTTCCTATTCGGGCGCCTGGCGGACCAACAAGTGGCAAGCCGTTGAAAGCGGCCTCGCCTCTCCGCCCGCGTCCTTGAGTTTCTTTACTGGGGCGGGATCGGCGCCCTCGGTGACGGCCTCATCCAACCCGGCCGATCCGACGGCTCAGGCGTGGTTCTATGGCGCTAGCACCGGCCCGGAGCATCTGAATGACGAACTCGGCGCCGCGCAGATCGATTTTAGCCGCACGCTCCACGGAGACTTTTTCACCGGCATTGATTTCGGCGCGCGCTACTCGCACCGGGTCAAGGGTCACGACCTGGAACAGTGGAATGAAAACCAGACCGGAACCCCATCGTCGTCCCTGCTGAGCAGCTTCACAGTATCCGGGTTGAACGTCCCGGCCTTGCTCAACGGGAATTTTGGAACGATCGCAGCCGCAGCCTTTGGCGGCTTCAATACCAGCAATTCCAACGTCGTCTTCGCCAACAGCATGCCGACCGCCTTCCAGAAGAACGCCTATTGGAAGGTTCGGGAGGGCGATGCTGAAGCCTACGTCAAGGTGGACTTCAGCCACGATGTCGCCGGTCGCCAGCTGACCGGCAATGCCGGCGTGCGGGTGATTTCCGTCGACACGACCAGCAACGGCTTCCAGCGCTTGAACAACGCAACCGACAGCAATGGCTTTGCCCTCTACACGCCTGACAACGCGAGCAATAAATACACCGAGGCGCTACCGAGCCTGAACCTGAACTATGCGTTGACGGACAATACAAAACTCCGCTTCGGGGCTGCGCGCGTGATCTCGCGCCCACCGCTGGACGAACTGCGCGCAGGCCGTTCATTGTTCAACCAGACGCTGCCCTATACCGGCACGGCGGGCAATCCAAAGCTGATGCCGTTCCTGGCCAACCAGGTCGACGTCTCCTGGGAGTGGTATTTCCATCCGGAGTCGATGCTCGCCGTCGCCGCCTACTACAAGAACGTCGACAGCAATATCGGCTACAAGACCTCAACCGCCACCATCGACGGGACCAACTACCTGATCACCGGCCCGTTCAACGGCAAAGGCGGAGACATGGAGGGGATCGAGCTGACCTTCCAGACCCCGTTCTACTTCGTGCCGCACCTGGATCACTTCGGGGTCTATTCGAACCTGGCTCTTGCCGGGTCCAGCGTGAAGGAGTTCTCGCCGGTCAACAATCCGCTGCCGATGGTGGGCCTGGCCAACACCACCGCCGAGTTCGACCTGTGGTACAGCCAGGCGGGCTTCGACACCCGGCTGGGGCTGAAATACCACAGCCCGTTCACGGTGATCTATGGCTGGGACGCCTCGCAGCTGACCCGGCTGGAATCGGAGACCACCCTCGGCTTCAGCGCGTCCTACCAGTTCAACAAGAACTTCTCGGTCCGCTTCCAGGCCAACAACCTCACCGACCAGGTCTCGCGCTACTACTGGAACAACGATCCCCAGCAGCTCGCCCGCTACGACAAGTATGGCCGCAGCTACCTGTTGGACTTCACCTACAAGTACTGA
- a CDS encoding IlvD/Edd family dehydratase, with translation MGTDDRRKGLRSAGTYGKIDRDGFIHRSWMKNQGLPDEVFDGRPVIGICNTWSELTPCNTHLRDVAEHVKRGVWEAGGLPLEFPAMSLGETQMRPTAMLFRNLLAMEVEESIRGNPIDGVVLLGGCDKTTPGQLMGAASVDLPTMVISSGPMLNGKFRGRDIGSGTDVWKFSEEVRAGEMSLADFMAAESGMSRSHGTCMTMGTASTMSCLIEAMGLSLPHNGTLPAVDARRFALAHRTGRRMVELVRQDVRLSQIATREAFENAIVMHAAIGGSTNAVVHLLALAGRLGVPLVQSDFDIIGREVPLLVDLMPSGRFLMEDFCYAGGVPAVLKALGGHVRRDAVTVSGHAMGEIADQGECFNAEVIASLDQPVGPSSGVWVLSGNLCPDGAILKPNAASPELLTHTGRAVVFEDIEDYKARIDSPDLEVDATSVMVLKGCGPKGYPGMPEVGNMALPAKLLAKGVRDMVRISDARMSGTAFGTVILHVSPEARAGGPLALVQTGDLIELDGPGRRLELKVSDAELEARRLAAGPPPAAPARGWAKLYVDTVLGADKGADLDFLVGSSGAVVTRESH, from the coding sequence ATGGGCACGGACGACCGCCGCAAGGGGCTTCGCAGCGCCGGAACCTACGGAAAGATCGATCGGGACGGCTTCATTCACCGCAGCTGGATGAAGAATCAGGGCCTGCCGGACGAGGTTTTCGACGGCCGTCCGGTGATTGGCATCTGCAACACCTGGTCCGAACTCACCCCCTGCAACACGCATCTGCGCGACGTGGCTGAACATGTGAAACGCGGGGTGTGGGAGGCCGGGGGCCTGCCGCTGGAATTCCCGGCCATGAGCCTGGGCGAGACCCAGATGCGGCCGACCGCCATGCTGTTCCGCAACCTGCTGGCCATGGAGGTCGAGGAATCGATCCGCGGCAATCCGATCGACGGGGTGGTGCTGCTGGGCGGCTGCGACAAGACCACGCCCGGCCAGCTGATGGGCGCCGCCAGCGTCGATCTGCCGACCATGGTGATCTCCTCCGGCCCGATGCTGAACGGCAAGTTCCGCGGCCGCGACATCGGCTCGGGCACCGACGTGTGGAAGTTTTCAGAGGAGGTCCGCGCCGGCGAGATGAGCCTGGCCGACTTCATGGCCGCCGAGAGCGGCATGTCGCGCAGCCACGGCACCTGCATGACCATGGGCACGGCCTCGACCATGTCCTGCCTGATCGAGGCCATGGGCCTGTCCCTGCCGCACAATGGGACCCTGCCGGCGGTTGACGCGCGCCGCTTCGCCCTGGCCCACCGGACCGGGCGACGGATGGTCGAGCTGGTGCGCCAGGATGTGCGTCTGTCCCAGATCGCCACCCGTGAGGCCTTCGAGAACGCTATCGTCATGCATGCGGCGATCGGCGGCTCGACCAATGCGGTGGTGCATCTTCTGGCCCTGGCCGGGCGCCTGGGCGTGCCGCTGGTCCAGTCGGACTTCGACATCATCGGCCGCGAAGTGCCCCTGCTGGTCGATTTGATGCCCTCGGGCCGGTTCCTGATGGAGGACTTCTGCTACGCCGGCGGGGTTCCCGCGGTGCTTAAGGCTCTGGGCGGCCACGTGCGCCGCGATGCGGTCACCGTCTCCGGCCACGCCATGGGCGAGATCGCCGACCAGGGCGAATGCTTCAACGCCGAGGTGATCGCCTCGCTGGACCAGCCGGTCGGCCCGTCGTCGGGCGTCTGGGTTCTGAGCGGCAACCTCTGCCCCGACGGGGCCATCCTCAAGCCGAACGCCGCCAGTCCCGAGCTGCTCACCCACACCGGCCGCGCGGTCGTGTTCGAGGATATCGAGGACTACAAGGCGCGCATCGACAGCCCCGACCTGGAGGTCGATGCGACCTCGGTCATGGTGCTCAAGGGGTGCGGGCCCAAGGGTTATCCGGGGATGCCGGAGGTTGGCAACATGGCCCTGCCGGCCAAGCTGCTGGCCAAGGGTGTGCGGGACATGGTGCGCATTTCCGACGCCCGCATGAGCGGCACCGCCTTTGGCACCGTGATCCTGCACGTCTCGCCCGAGGCGCGCGCCGGCGGGCCGCTGGCCCTGGTGCAGACCGGCGACCTGATCGAGCTGGACGGCCCCGGGCGGCGGCTGGAGCTGAAGGTCAGCGATGCCGAACTCGAGGCGCGACGCCTGGCGGCCGGTCCGCCGCCCGCGGCCCCGGCCCGCGGCTGGGCCAAGCTCTATGTCGACACCGTGCTGGGCGCCGACAAGGGCGCCGACCTCGATTTCCTGGTCGGCTCCAGCGGCGCCGTAGTCACGCGCGAGTCCCATTGA
- a CDS encoding 2-dehydro-3-deoxygalactonokinase: MTGPLFIAGDWGTSHLRLYLCGEAGVIDRKTGPGAVGAAEPHAAILMSRIQPWIDRHGPLPVLLCGMVGSRNGWVEAPYAPCPAGAADLRRLAVALEVQGLKVAIVPGVAGQNPRGAPDVMRGEEAQIIGAIRLAPELGQGRRLVCHPGTHAKWAVIEDGRITGFQTAMTGELFALLRDHSTLGRVGGEAATPGDGFALGLARAEETAEAGLLHALFETRSRQLIDGWGAAFAMDFLSGLLIGADVGGALAQFGREAGEVALIGDPALAERYGRALARRGVAVRSLSGEDCALAGLVAIFETGKDAPHVAR; this comes from the coding sequence TTGACCGGGCCCCTGTTCATCGCCGGCGACTGGGGCACCTCGCATCTTCGCCTCTATCTGTGCGGCGAGGCGGGGGTGATCGACCGTAAGACGGGGCCCGGCGCGGTGGGCGCGGCCGAGCCGCACGCGGCGATCCTCATGTCCCGCATCCAGCCCTGGATCGATCGGCATGGCCCGCTGCCGGTGCTGCTCTGCGGCATGGTCGGCTCGCGCAACGGCTGGGTCGAGGCGCCTTACGCGCCGTGCCCGGCCGGAGCGGCGGACCTGCGCCGGCTGGCGGTGGCGCTCGAGGTCCAGGGGCTCAAGGTCGCCATCGTCCCAGGCGTCGCCGGCCAGAACCCCCGCGGCGCGCCCGACGTGATGCGCGGCGAAGAGGCCCAGATCATCGGCGCCATCCGGCTGGCGCCGGAGCTGGGCCAGGGGCGGCGGCTGGTCTGCCACCCGGGCACCCACGCCAAGTGGGCCGTGATCGAGGACGGCCGCATCACCGGCTTCCAGACCGCCATGACCGGCGAGCTGTTCGCCCTCCTGCGCGACCACAGCACCCTGGGCCGGGTCGGCGGCGAGGCGGCGACGCCCGGCGACGGCTTCGCCCTGGGCCTCGCCCGGGCCGAGGAGACGGCCGAGGCGGGCCTTCTGCACGCCCTGTTCGAAACCCGCAGCCGGCAACTGATCGACGGCTGGGGCGCGGCCTTCGCCATGGATTTCCTGTCGGGCCTCCTGATCGGCGCCGATGTGGGCGGCGCCTTGGCCCAGTTCGGCCGCGAGGCGGGCGAGGTGGCGCTGATCGGCGACCCGGCCCTGGCCGAGCGCTATGGCCGGGCCTTGGCGCGTCGTGGCGTCGCCGTGCGGTCGCTGAGCGGGGAGGACTGCGCCCTGGCCGGCCTCGTCGCCATCTTCGAGACCGGAAAGGACGCGCCCCATGTGGCCCGCTGA
- a CDS encoding 2-dehydro-3-deoxy-6-phosphogalactonate aldolase: MWPADAPPIVAILRGVKPDEVVGVAQALYDAGVRVIEVPLNSPEPLESIARLSRAFGDRCLCGAGTVLTPADVDAVRAAGGKLIVTPNTDPAVIARAVETGLVVMPGFATASEAFAALAAGARSLKLFPAATYGPGHLKALKSVLPSAVPVFAVGGVGPAELAPWLAAGADGFGIGGEIYRPGDTPEAVRRKAGALMGALQAATSSKT; this comes from the coding sequence ATGTGGCCCGCTGACGCCCCGCCGATCGTCGCCATCCTGCGCGGGGTCAAACCGGACGAGGTGGTGGGCGTCGCCCAGGCCCTCTACGACGCGGGCGTCCGGGTGATCGAGGTTCCGCTGAACTCGCCTGAGCCGCTGGAGAGCATCGCGCGGCTGTCGCGGGCCTTTGGTGATCGCTGCCTCTGCGGCGCGGGAACCGTGCTGACGCCGGCGGATGTGGATGCGGTCCGCGCCGCGGGCGGCAAGCTGATTGTCACCCCCAACACCGACCCCGCGGTGATCGCGCGGGCGGTCGAGACGGGCCTGGTGGTCATGCCCGGCTTCGCCACCGCCAGCGAGGCGTTTGCAGCCCTGGCCGCCGGCGCGCGCAGCCTGAAGCTGTTTCCCGCAGCGACCTACGGCCCCGGCCATCTGAAGGCGCTGAAGAGCGTCCTGCCGAGCGCCGTGCCGGTGTTCGCGGTTGGCGGCGTCGGCCCTGCGGAACTGGCGCCTTGGCTGGCCGCCGGCGCCGACGGCTTCGGCATAGGCGGCGAGATCTATCGGCCGGGCGACACGCCCGAGGCCGTGCGGCGCAAGGCGGGGGCGTTGATGGGCGCGCTGCAGGCCGCGACGTCGAGCAAGACCTGA
- a CDS encoding sodium/sugar symporter: MNLATIDIAVLAAYAVGIFALAQWVSRDKGGHEKDSNDYFLAGKALPWWAIGASLIAANISAEQIIGMSGSGYAIGLAISSYEWMAALTLLIVGKFFLPIFLRNNVSTMPQFLEQRYGPSVRTVMAIFWLLLYVFVNLTSILWLGSLAIHTVTGVDQFYALIILGVFALAYQLWGGLKAVALTDIVQVALLVTGGLIIAFISLNKIAGGGGAAAGFHILLSRFPDKFQMILSPSNPHYKELPGVAVLLGGLWVMNLSYWGFNQYIIQRALGAKSIREAQAGIAFAAYLKLLVPAIVVLPGMAALILAPHLERPDQAYPTMMKQLPPGMLGLVFAALVAAIIASLASKINSIGTIFTLDVYKHLRKNSSEHQLVLVGRITAVTAVIVGILMAKPLLGSFEQGFQFIQDFTAFFTPGIVVIFMLGLFWKPATTAGALTAAIGSFLLSALFYAAPILAPGRFPEIPFMNRVSIVFLICLAAAVAVSLARPASAREVNTVRLDGVSYATSTVFNIAGLGVILILIALYKTFW; this comes from the coding sequence ATGAACCTCGCGACGATCGACATCGCCGTCCTCGCCGCCTATGCGGTCGGCATATTCGCCCTGGCCCAGTGGGTCTCGCGTGACAAGGGCGGCCACGAAAAGGACAGCAACGACTATTTCCTGGCCGGCAAGGCCCTGCCCTGGTGGGCCATCGGCGCCTCGCTGATCGCGGCCAACATCTCGGCCGAGCAGATCATCGGCATGTCGGGTTCTGGCTACGCCATCGGCCTTGCCATCTCGTCCTACGAGTGGATGGCGGCCCTGACCCTGCTGATCGTCGGCAAGTTCTTTCTGCCGATCTTCCTGCGCAACAATGTCTCGACCATGCCGCAGTTCCTGGAGCAACGGTATGGGCCGAGCGTGCGCACGGTGATGGCGATCTTCTGGCTGCTGCTCTACGTTTTCGTCAACCTGACCTCGATCCTTTGGCTGGGTTCGCTGGCCATCCACACGGTGACGGGCGTCGACCAGTTCTACGCCCTGATCATCCTGGGCGTCTTCGCCCTGGCCTATCAGCTCTGGGGCGGGCTGAAGGCGGTGGCCCTGACGGACATCGTCCAGGTGGCGCTGCTGGTCACCGGCGGCCTGATCATCGCCTTCATTTCACTGAACAAGATCGCTGGCGGCGGGGGCGCGGCAGCGGGCTTCCACATCCTGCTCAGCCGCTTCCCCGACAAATTCCAGATGATCCTGTCGCCCTCCAACCCGCACTATAAGGAGCTTCCGGGCGTCGCCGTGCTGCTGGGCGGCCTTTGGGTGATGAACCTGTCCTATTGGGGCTTCAACCAGTACATCATCCAGCGGGCCCTGGGGGCGAAGAGCATTCGTGAGGCCCAGGCCGGCATCGCCTTTGCGGCGTACCTTAAGCTGCTCGTGCCGGCGATCGTGGTCCTGCCCGGGATGGCGGCTCTGATCCTGGCGCCGCATCTGGAGCGGCCCGACCAGGCCTATCCGACGATGATGAAGCAGCTGCCGCCCGGCATGCTGGGCCTGGTCTTCGCGGCGCTGGTGGCGGCGATCATCGCCTCGCTGGCCTCCAAGATCAATTCGATCGGCACCATCTTCACCCTCGACGTCTATAAGCACCTCCGGAAAAATTCGTCCGAGCACCAGCTTGTGCTTGTCGGCCGTATCACGGCGGTGACGGCGGTGATCGTCGGCATCCTGATGGCCAAGCCTCTGCTGGGCAGTTTCGAGCAGGGCTTTCAGTTCATTCAGGATTTCACCGCCTTCTTCACGCCGGGGATCGTGGTCATCTTCATGCTGGGCCTGTTCTGGAAGCCGGCGACGACGGCCGGCGCCCTGACGGCTGCGATCGGCTCGTTCCTGCTTTCCGCGTTGTTCTACGCCGCTCCGATCCTTGCGCCCGGGCGCTTCCCGGAAATCCCTTTTATGAACCGGGTCAGCATCGTCTTCCTGATCTGTCTCGCGGCCGCCGTCGCCGTGTCGCTGGCGCGGCCGGCCTCGGCGCGCGAGGTCAACACCGTCCGCCTCGACGGGGTGAGCTATGCCACCTCGACCGTTTTCAACATCGCCGGCCTGGGCGTGATCCTGATCCTGATCGCCCTCTACAAGACCTTCTGGTGA
- a CDS encoding SMP-30/gluconolactonase/LRE family protein, with amino-acid sequence MPKLIEVIEAGDILGEGPLWNVREQRLWWTDIQSRRLRSLDLASKTITDVATPERVGSFAFVEGRPGVLVVAFETGLAWFRPGDGAVEWIARPEAGGTGRRFNDGRTDRQGRFWAGTMVEDEVRAGADSASLWRLGPDGVLTVCQAGVSISNGLTASPDGRTLYFADSPKQAMYAYDLDPKTGALSGRRGFGEVARGYPDGAVVDAEGFVWSARWGAGEVVRHAPDGSVVETISLPISQPTCVAFGGPDLKLMFVTSASDGLTAEERRAQPLAGALFIFESDVPGLAEAEYRTDPGVGGLR; translated from the coding sequence ATGCCCAAGCTGATCGAGGTCATCGAAGCCGGCGACATCCTGGGTGAGGGGCCGCTGTGGAACGTGCGCGAGCAGCGCCTGTGGTGGACCGACATCCAGAGCCGGCGCCTGCGTAGCCTGGACCTGGCGAGCAAGACGATCACGGATGTGGCGACGCCCGAGCGCGTCGGCTCCTTCGCCTTTGTCGAGGGGCGGCCGGGGGTTCTGGTCGTGGCTTTCGAAACCGGCCTGGCCTGGTTCAGGCCCGGCGACGGCGCGGTCGAATGGATCGCGCGGCCCGAGGCCGGCGGGACCGGCCGCCGCTTCAACGACGGGCGCACCGATCGCCAGGGCCGTTTCTGGGCCGGGACCATGGTCGAGGACGAGGTCCGCGCCGGGGCGGACAGCGCCAGCCTGTGGCGGCTGGGTCCTGACGGCGTGCTGACCGTCTGCCAGGCCGGCGTCTCGATCTCCAACGGCCTGACCGCCAGCCCGGACGGCCGCACCCTCTATTTCGCCGACTCGCCCAAGCAGGCCATGTACGCCTATGACCTCGACCCCAAGACCGGCGCCTTGTCCGGCCGCCGCGGCTTCGGCGAGGTCGCGCGCGGCTATCCCGACGGGGCGGTGGTCGACGCCGAGGGATTTGTCTGGAGCGCGCGCTGGGGCGCCGGCGAGGTGGTCCGTCATGCGCCGGACGGCTCTGTCGTCGAGACGATCTCGCTGCCGATCTCCCAGCCGACCTGCGTCGCCTTCGGCGGCCCCGATTTGAAGCTGATGTTCGTCACCTCGGCCAGCGACGGCTTGACGGCCGAGGAACGGCGGGCGCAACCCTTGGCGGGGGCGCTGTTCATCTTCGAATCGGACGTGCCTGGACTGGCCGAGGCCGAGTACCGTACCGACCCGGGCGTCGGCGGGCTCAGATGA
- a CDS encoding FadR/GntR family transcriptional regulator: MRSGQGPNMTYRLVESIGQSIVGGSYGVDHPFSTEAELAHQFGVSRSVTREAVKMLTAKGLLSARPRQGTCVQPESAWNLFDPDVLRWLLERKFSLKLLRDFTEVRLAIEPTAAALAARHATAEGLAGIRRGIERMKAAERGEDDPLAADVAFHVAILDATGNPFYIQLHELVNTALRISIRFTNSQKGVRQASVPAHERVVEAIKARDSGAASTAMTAILAEVMELIEHAAWE, encoded by the coding sequence ATGCGATCGGGGCAGGGGCCGAACATGACCTACCGCCTGGTCGAATCGATCGGCCAGTCGATCGTCGGCGGCAGCTACGGCGTGGACCATCCCTTCTCCACCGAGGCCGAGCTGGCCCATCAGTTCGGGGTCAGCCGTTCGGTGACGCGCGAGGCGGTCAAGATGTTGACCGCCAAGGGCCTTTTGAGCGCCCGCCCGCGCCAGGGCACCTGCGTGCAGCCGGAGAGCGCCTGGAACCTGTTCGATCCCGACGTGCTGCGCTGGCTGTTGGAGCGCAAGTTCTCGCTGAAGCTGCTGCGCGACTTCACCGAGGTGCGGCTGGCCATCGAGCCCACCGCCGCGGCGTTGGCGGCCCGTCATGCGACGGCCGAGGGTTTGGCCGGCATCCGGCGCGGCATCGAGCGGATGAAGGCGGCCGAGCGCGGCGAGGACGATCCCCTGGCGGCGGACGTGGCCTTCCACGTCGCCATTCTCGATGCGACCGGCAACCCGTTCTACATCCAGCTGCACGAGCTGGTGAACACGGCGCTGCGCATCTCCATCCGCTTCACCAATTCCCAGAAGGGCGTGCGCCAGGCCAGCGTGCCCGCGCACGAGCGGGTGGTCGAGGCGATCAAGGCCCGCGATTCCGGCGCCGCGTCCACGGCCATGACCGCCATCCTGGCCGAGGTGATGGAGCTGATCGAGCACGCCGCCTGGGAGTAG